ATTATTTTTGTGCCGTCGAATGGCAGAAAGAAACGGAATTCGTGCATTATCATTTGCTTGTCGAATCCAAATACATTGATTTTGATGCCGTCTGTCATTATTGGAATCTGAACCGACCTAAAACGGCTCCACCGGTTGAAGGTAATCGACCGGGGTTTGGTTCGGTCAAATTCACTTCGAGGAACAAGCAGCTAAACAGCGTGTCACATGCGATCAATTACGCTACGAAATATTTGATTAAATATCCCGATCATGGCTTTCCAGATTGGGTTATGAACTATGCAAAGAGGATAGACCGATTTCATGCGTCAAAACTATTTTGGCGTCAAGCCATGACTGAGGCTGAAATAGAGGCACTCAAAAAACCTGAAGTTCTGCATCCGGTCGATTGTACCTGTAAAAAATGCACTCACGAATACGAACCGCGATCAAAGAGAAGACCGCACGTTGAGCGTATCGAAAAATGCAAGTCAACGGGCTGTGTCCTGCAACGTAAAATCGTGACCTATCCGGGGGGAATTGTTAAACGTTATCACGCTTACTGCTTCAGTGTTGATGAGGACTTTGTGACAACAACACAACGTCTCGAAAATTACGAGGGGAAACGCGAAACGGTGCTAACTCTCGATGAGTATGCAGAAATGAAGCAGGCGGGCCGCTGGTCGTCTGAATTTGAATACGACGTTCATTTCCAAGAACAGCACGTATTGTTTTCCAACCGACCAGCAATCTATGAGGGTGAATTTCAGTCAGGCGTTTTGTACGAAGGGAATTTTGATGATGCAT
This genomic interval from Gimesia alba contains the following:
- a CDS encoding rolling circle replication-associated protein; this encodes MFLTYHTIRRVFCTMIPRSRQGRFGFLFEKSTQGSIGTQSQSGAGETGTNPGTSGVNGGVDCPPWRLRVDEGGGGDAAPLYLEKKCNTVEKEIDERFRTVEVDYVYVGCSCRSRFCPDCAEGQGVVLRERVRAACKNWKHCQMWTLTIDPELFGNDPQAAFEYCKKKKVIGELVKALRRDKRFTMGDHYFCAVEWQKETEFVHYHLLVESKYIDFDAVCHYWNLNRPKTAPPVEGNRPGFGSVKFTSRNKQLNSVSHAINYATKYLIKYPDHGFPDWVMNYAKRIDRFHASKLFWRQAMTEAEIEALKKPEVLHPVDCTCKKCTHEYEPRSKRRPHVERIEKCKSTGCVLQRKIVTYPGGIVKRYHAYCFSVDEDFVTTTQRLENYEGKRETVLTLDEYAEMKQAGRWSSEFEYDVHFQEQHVLFSNRPAIYEGEFQSGVLYEGNFDDAFLVTEGGF